A genomic segment from Pedosphaera parvula Ellin514 encodes:
- a CDS encoding alpha/beta hydrolase, producing MLLLIKILFGIYLVLLAIVFLAQRKMIYFPADWPFAAQLKAAEAHNFEVWKSPAGQIIGWKQLARSTKAQAQILIVHGNAGSAIDRMDYADGLQHAQSCDIYILEYPGYGGRAGTPSQQSFFQSATEAISLLKQDVPVYVIGESLGTGVAAYLAGTNPQVVHGLLLIAPYNNMSDVAQNHMPIFPVRWMLWDKFPSDQYLQNYHGPIGILLAGQDTVVPSKFGRKLHDGYAGPKKLWLMPNAGHNDVQLQPEAWWQEVVEFWRTNQQR from the coding sequence ATGCTGCTGTTGATCAAAATTCTTTTCGGCATTTATCTCGTGTTGCTCGCGATTGTTTTCCTGGCCCAACGCAAAATGATTTATTTTCCGGCCGACTGGCCCTTCGCGGCGCAATTAAAAGCCGCTGAAGCTCACAACTTCGAAGTATGGAAAAGCCCCGCTGGTCAGATCATTGGTTGGAAGCAATTGGCGCGCTCGACCAAGGCTCAGGCACAGATTTTAATCGTGCATGGCAATGCCGGCAGTGCCATTGACCGGATGGATTACGCAGATGGACTGCAGCACGCTCAATCATGCGACATCTACATCCTCGAATATCCCGGCTACGGTGGCCGGGCGGGCACTCCCAGCCAGCAAAGTTTTTTTCAGTCCGCCACCGAAGCCATCAGCCTGTTGAAGCAGGACGTTCCGGTTTATGTCATTGGCGAATCACTCGGTACCGGCGTCGCTGCTTACCTGGCCGGAACCAATCCACAGGTTGTCCATGGCCTGCTCCTGATCGCGCCCTATAACAACATGTCTGATGTGGCTCAGAACCATATGCCCATCTTTCCGGTCAGGTGGATGCTCTGGGACAAATTCCCTTCAGATCAATATCTTCAAAATTACCATGGCCCCATTGGCATCCTGTTGGCTGGTCAGGACACAGTTGTTCCCAGCAAGTTTGGTCGTAAGCTTCACGACGGATATGCCGGCCCCAAGAAACTCTGGCTGATGCCTAACGCCGGACACAACGATGTCCAACTCCAGCCGGAAGCTTGGTGGCAGGAGGTTGTTGAGTTTTGGAGAACCAA